From the Acidobacteriota bacterium genome, one window contains:
- a CDS encoding Cof-type HAD-IIB family hydrolase, whose protein sequence is MIKLLAIDIDGTLLDSRGRVPQANLDAVHRAAARGVRIVIATGRSFHFASQALGDLPDDITLLVYNGAIARSRSGETLLRRLLPQAVAREVLAATIEWRHETACVFDRPSAGQLVYDRMDWSGPNRAGFRRRNAAIIQAVDRLEDAVSEDPVQVTFNGGMQTMRAISAHLAAHPVAPQLEVTMTEYPQRDFSLVDVCGAGISKGSGLAALAQHYGVPQAEVMAVGDNHNDRDMLEWAGVGVVMGNAEPELKTSGVHLTGTNDEAGLAQAIDRFIPAGPP, encoded by the coding sequence TTGATTAAGCTGCTCGCGATCGACATCGACGGGACACTGCTCGATTCAAGGGGCCGTGTGCCACAGGCGAACCTTGACGCCGTGCATCGCGCGGCCGCCAGGGGCGTCCGCATTGTCATTGCCACCGGCCGCAGCTTTCACTTCGCGAGCCAGGCGCTCGGCGACCTGCCTGACGACATCACCCTGCTGGTCTATAACGGTGCGATCGCGCGGTCCAGGTCGGGTGAGACACTGCTGCGCCGGCTGCTGCCGCAGGCGGTGGCGCGAGAGGTGCTGGCGGCGACCATCGAATGGCGGCACGAGACCGCCTGTGTCTTCGATCGGCCATCGGCCGGCCAACTGGTGTACGACCGCATGGATTGGAGCGGCCCGAATCGCGCGGGATTCAGGCGCCGCAACGCCGCCATCATCCAGGCCGTGGATCGGCTTGAAGACGCGGTCAGCGAAGACCCGGTGCAGGTCACCTTCAACGGCGGGATGCAGACCATGCGGGCGATCTCGGCGCACCTGGCAGCGCATCCGGTGGCCCCGCAGCTCGAGGTGACGATGACCGAGTATCCCCAGCGCGACTTCTCGCTGGTGGACGTTTGTGGCGCCGGCATCTCGAAAGGCTCCGGGCTGGCGGCGCTGGCCCAGCACTACGGCGTGCCGCAGGCCGAGGTCATGGCCGTGGGCGACAACCACAACGATCGCGACATGCTCGAGTGGGCCGGCGTGGGCGTGGTTATGGGCAACGCCGAACCCGAACTGAAAACATCCGGCGTTCACCTTACGGGCACGAACGACGAAGCGGGCCTGGCACAGGCGATCGATCGCTTCATTCCCGCTGGCCCCCCATAA
- a CDS encoding DUF3500 domain-containing protein: MVRLNLLRLAVAAVLVCAFMGAALLASQRSAAAMAKAAGQFLDSLTPDQRARAAFAFDSDDRLRWHFVPNEMFPRKGLMIKEMTEAQRRLAHGLLRTGLSASGYSKVTSIIQLEDVLKVMEAGGRFPRDKEDYLFSVFGTPGPKGAWGWRVEGHHISIRFTIADGAATSQVASSPMFLGSNPAEVRAGDLKGTRVLGDEEDTARALVQSLSADQLKSAVISATAPNDILTMNKTDITPLPDEGILYSALQPAQQALLRKVIETYANVMEADVAAARMKVATGAGLDKLRFAWAGSTQKGQKHYYRIQGPTFLIEFDNAQNDGNHVHSVWRDFGGDFGRDILREHLAAVAH, from the coding sequence ATGGTCCGTCTGAACTTGCTTCGACTTGCCGTTGCCGCCGTTCTCGTGTGCGCGTTCATGGGCGCCGCGCTACTCGCGTCGCAGCGATCCGCTGCCGCCATGGCGAAGGCCGCCGGGCAGTTCCTCGACAGCCTGACCCCGGATCAACGTGCCAGGGCCGCTTTCGCGTTCGACAGCGACGACCGCCTGCGCTGGCACTTCGTCCCGAACGAGATGTTCCCGCGCAAGGGGCTGATGATCAAGGAGATGACCGAGGCGCAGCGCCGCTTGGCCCACGGCCTGCTACGGACCGGCTTGAGCGCGAGCGGCTACAGCAAAGTGACGTCCATCATCCAGCTCGAGGACGTGCTCAAGGTCATGGAAGCGGGCGGGCGCTTCCCCCGCGACAAGGAGGACTACCTCTTCTCGGTGTTCGGCACGCCGGGCCCGAAGGGCGCGTGGGGGTGGCGCGTCGAGGGACATCACATCTCGATTCGCTTCACGATCGCCGATGGCGCCGCCACCAGCCAGGTCGCCAGCTCGCCGATGTTCCTCGGCAGCAACCCGGCGGAGGTGCGCGCCGGCGACCTGAAAGGCACGCGCGTCCTCGGCGACGAGGAAGACACGGCTCGCGCCCTGGTGCAGTCGCTGTCTGCCGATCAGTTGAAGTCCGCCGTGATCAGTGCCACCGCGCCCAACGACATCCTGACCATGAACAAGACCGACATCACGCCGCTGCCGGACGAGGGCATCCTGTATTCCGCCCTGCAGCCGGCGCAGCAGGCCCTGCTGCGAAAGGTCATCGAGACGTACGCCAATGTCATGGAAGCCGACGTCGCGGCCGCACGCATGAAAGTGGCCACCGGCGCCGGCCTCGACAAGTTGCGGTTCGCGTGGGCGGGCTCAACCCAGAAGGGCCAAAAGCACTACTACCGCATCCAGGGCCCGACGTTCCTGATCGAGTTCGACAACGCCCAGAACGATGGGAACCACGTGCACTCGGTCTGGCGGGACTTTGGCGGCGACTTCGGGCGGGACATCCTGCGCGAACACCTGGCAGCGGTCGCTCACTAA
- a CDS encoding BamA/TamA family outer membrane protein: MRLTGCLLATMLVLTGMAAAQSSPGVVAEVRVHGNHTTPDADVLALAGEVVGKPATEALVAEVSTRLERSGRFEGVDVRKRFRSIDDPDDILLVIIVDEVPGVSDTDLTPGPMKRLRSSAMFLPILHSDDGYGLTYGMRVSFVDRFGPRSRITFPVSWGGERQALAQIEKSFSRGPIDRLFGDGGVTRRENPHYKIGDTRTFVHGRVESAIQRWLRIGAGGGVDEVDFGGTRDRLTRADAAVTVDTRVDPAFPRNAVHTTFGIERLNFDAGKANRRTADVSGYLGLPGQSVLALRARSVTSTAPLPIYEKSLLGGASTVRGYEVGYRADDNTASLSAELRLPVTSPMSVGRFGVKAFVDAGTAYPYGFKLSDQRLDLGYGGGAYLHLTIISLSLDVARGHETGKYRWHFGMGVTFK, translated from the coding sequence ATGAGGCTGACCGGCTGCCTCCTCGCGACGATGCTCGTGCTGACCGGAATGGCGGCCGCGCAATCCTCACCGGGCGTCGTCGCCGAAGTGCGCGTGCACGGCAACCACACCACTCCCGACGCCGATGTGCTGGCGCTCGCCGGCGAGGTGGTTGGCAAGCCGGCCACCGAGGCACTGGTGGCGGAAGTCAGCACCCGTCTCGAGCGGAGTGGACGGTTCGAGGGCGTCGACGTGCGCAAGCGCTTCCGCTCGATCGACGACCCCGACGACATCCTGCTGGTGATCATCGTCGACGAAGTGCCCGGCGTGTCGGACACCGACCTGACCCCGGGACCCATGAAGCGGCTGCGCAGCAGCGCAATGTTCCTGCCGATCCTTCACAGCGACGACGGCTACGGGCTGACCTACGGGATGCGCGTGAGCTTTGTCGATCGGTTCGGGCCGCGCAGCCGGATCACCTTCCCCGTCAGCTGGGGGGGCGAGCGGCAGGCCCTGGCGCAGATCGAAAAGTCCTTCAGCCGCGGACCCATCGATCGGCTGTTCGGTGATGGTGGCGTTACCCGTCGCGAGAACCCACACTACAAGATTGGCGACACCCGCACCTTCGTTCATGGACGCGTCGAATCAGCCATTCAGCGCTGGTTACGCATTGGCGCCGGCGGCGGTGTTGACGAAGTCGATTTCGGGGGGACCCGCGACCGGCTCACGCGCGCCGATGCCGCGGTCACCGTCGATACCCGCGTCGACCCGGCTTTCCCGCGCAACGCCGTGCACACGACGTTCGGCATCGAACGACTGAACTTCGATGCCGGGAAGGCAAATCGCCGGACGGCGGACGTCAGCGGTTACCTCGGCCTTCCCGGCCAGAGCGTGCTCGCGCTTCGCGCCCGGTCGGTGACCTCGACCGCGCCACTCCCGATTTATGAGAAGTCGCTGCTTGGTGGCGCCTCGACCGTCCGCGGCTACGAGGTCGGCTACCGCGCCGACGACAACACGGCCTCCCTCTCGGCCGAGCTTCGCCTCCCGGTCACTTCGCCCATGTCGGTGGGCCGCTTCGGCGTGAAGGCCTTTGTCGACGCCGGCACGGCTTACCCGTACGGATTCAAGCTCAGCGACCAGCGCCTCGACCTTGGCTACGGCGGCGGCGCCTACCTGCACCTGACCATCATCAGCCTGTCGCTCGACGTCGCGCGCGGCCACGAGACCGGCAAGTACCGCTGGCACTTCGGCATGGGCGTGACGTTCAAATAA